Proteins encoded by one window of Acetivibrio thermocellus ATCC 27405:
- the mutS gene encoding DNA mismatch repair protein MutS produces MASLTPMMQQYLEIKEQYKDCILFFRLGDFYEMFFSDAEVASRELEITLTGKDCGLEERAPMCGVPFHSADSYIAKLISKGYKVAICEQIEDPALAKGLVKRDVIRIVTPGTVTDSAMLDEKKNNYLMSIYKNKNYYGIACVDLTTGEFLSTHITFGNTFNKLMDEIAKFSPSEIVVNGEFFHDENIKKTLKQRFDVYISGLEDKFFEKEFSIQKVRNYFKDYVIEENAFDLYINASGALLEYLEQTQKVNLSHIQNFNVYRIEEYMILDMATRRNLELTETMREKNRKGSLLWVLDRTMTSMGGRTLRKWIEQPLINLHDIKDRLDAVNEFKERFMIRSEVRELLRAVYDIERLMTKVILGSANCRDLISIKHSIGQVPYIKELLRDLKADLNVLSYNELDTLTDVYEIIDKAIVDDPPVAVKEGGIIKEGFNEEVDRLRSASKDGKKWIAHLESKERERTGIKNLKVGFNKVFGYYIEVTKSYYSQVPDDYIRKQTLANCERYITPELKEIENTVLGAEDRLVELEYQIFVDVRNKVAKEINRLKTTARSLARIDVLCSLAEVADRESYTMPEVTDDDKIEIKDGRHPVVEKIIGQEAFVPNDTYLDMDENQIAIITGPNMAGKSTYMRQVALIVLMAQIGSFVPAKSAKIGIVDRIFTRVGASDDLAAGQSTFMVEMSEVANILGNATSKSLLVLDEIGRGTSTYDGLSIAWAVIEYIGEKIGARTLFATHYHELTELEERIEGIKNYCISVEEKGEDIIFLRKILRGGADNSYGVQVARLAGIPDPVIHRAKEILKKLEDADITRKEKRITRRKQPIEGQIDVFTFNAAQRSYDEVLNELKSLDITTLTPLDAINVLYNLQKKVKG; encoded by the coding sequence ATGGCTTCATTGACACCTATGATGCAACAGTATCTTGAAATAAAGGAGCAGTACAAGGACTGTATCCTTTTTTTCAGATTGGGAGACTTTTATGAAATGTTTTTCTCTGACGCGGAAGTAGCTTCAAGGGAACTGGAAATAACGCTTACGGGAAAAGATTGCGGCCTTGAAGAGAGAGCTCCCATGTGCGGAGTGCCTTTTCATTCAGCGGATTCATATATTGCGAAACTGATTAGCAAAGGTTATAAAGTTGCGATATGTGAGCAGATTGAAGATCCTGCGCTGGCAAAAGGATTGGTCAAGAGGGACGTAATCAGGATTGTTACTCCCGGTACAGTGACCGATTCCGCTATGTTGGATGAAAAAAAGAATAACTATCTTATGTCGATTTATAAAAACAAAAACTATTACGGTATTGCATGTGTTGATCTTACCACAGGAGAGTTTTTGTCGACACACATTACCTTCGGCAACACTTTCAACAAATTAATGGATGAAATAGCGAAATTCTCACCATCGGAAATTGTTGTAAACGGTGAGTTTTTTCATGACGAAAACATCAAAAAGACTTTAAAACAAAGGTTTGATGTTTATATCTCCGGTTTGGAGGACAAATTTTTTGAAAAGGAGTTTTCCATACAGAAGGTAAGAAATTATTTTAAGGATTATGTGATTGAAGAAAATGCGTTTGATTTATACATAAATGCTTCCGGAGCTCTTTTGGAATATTTGGAGCAGACGCAGAAAGTGAATTTAAGCCATATTCAGAATTTTAACGTCTACAGGATTGAAGAGTACATGATTCTGGACATGGCCACCAGAAGAAACCTTGAACTTACGGAGACCATGAGGGAAAAGAACAGAAAAGGCTCCCTTCTTTGGGTTTTGGACAGAACCATGACCTCCATGGGCGGAAGAACCCTGAGAAAATGGATTGAACAGCCCCTTATAAACCTCCATGATATAAAGGACAGGCTTGATGCGGTAAACGAGTTTAAAGAAAGGTTTATGATAAGAAGCGAAGTACGGGAGCTTTTAAGAGCGGTTTATGACATTGAGAGGCTGATGACAAAGGTTATTCTGGGAAGTGCCAATTGCCGCGATTTGATATCGATAAAACACTCTATCGGACAGGTTCCGTATATAAAGGAGCTTCTTCGTGATTTAAAAGCCGATCTTAATGTTTTAAGCTACAATGAATTGGATACACTAACTGATGTGTATGAAATTATTGACAAGGCTATAGTCGATGACCCGCCTGTTGCGGTTAAAGAAGGCGGAATCATAAAAGAAGGTTTTAATGAGGAGGTGGACAGGCTAAGAAGCGCATCAAAAGACGGAAAGAAGTGGATTGCACATTTAGAGAGCAAAGAGAGGGAAAGAACCGGTATTAAAAATTTGAAAGTGGGATTTAACAAGGTTTTCGGCTATTACATTGAAGTGACCAAATCCTACTACTCACAAGTACCGGATGATTATATAAGGAAACAGACCTTGGCGAACTGCGAAAGGTACATAACACCGGAGCTGAAGGAAATTGAAAATACCGTATTGGGTGCGGAGGACAGGCTTGTAGAGCTTGAATATCAGATATTTGTGGATGTGAGGAACAAGGTTGCAAAAGAAATAAACAGATTAAAGACCACGGCAAGAAGTCTTGCCAGAATCGATGTTTTATGCTCACTGGCGGAAGTGGCGGACAGGGAATCCTATACTATGCCGGAAGTGACCGATGACGACAAAATTGAAATTAAAGACGGAAGGCATCCTGTGGTAGAGAAGATAATCGGGCAGGAAGCCTTTGTTCCCAATGATACCTATCTTGACATGGATGAAAACCAAATTGCTATAATTACCGGGCCTAATATGGCGGGTAAGTCGACATATATGCGGCAGGTGGCGTTGATTGTGCTTATGGCCCAAATAGGAAGCTTTGTTCCCGCCAAAAGTGCCAAAATAGGCATAGTTGACAGGATATTTACAAGGGTAGGCGCTTCGGATGACCTGGCAGCAGGCCAGAGTACCTTTATGGTGGAAATGTCCGAAGTTGCGAATATCCTTGGCAATGCCACGTCAAAAAGCCTGTTGGTATTGGATGAGATAGGCAGGGGTACAAGCACCTATGACGGACTGAGTATCGCATGGGCTGTAATTGAGTATATCGGTGAGAAGATAGGGGCAAGAACGCTCTTTGCCACCCATTACCATGAACTTACCGAACTGGAAGAAAGAATTGAAGGAATAAAGAATTATTGCATATCCGTGGAGGAAAAGGGAGAAGATATAATTTTCTTAAGAAAAATACTCAGGGGCGGAGCCGACAACAGCTACGGCGTGCAGGTTGCAAGGCTTGCAGGCATACCGGATCCTGTTATTCACAGGGCAAAAGAAATATTAAAAAAATTGGAAGATGCGGACATAACCAGGAAGGAAAAACGTATTACAAGGAGAAAACAGCCCATTGAGGGGCAAATTGACGTATTTACGTTTAACGCCGCCCAGAGAAGTTATGATGAGGTTCTGAATGAATTAAAGAGTCTTGATATTACGACTTTGACACCGCTTGATGCAATAAATGTATTATACAATCTTCAAAAAAAGGTAAAAGGGTAG
- a CDS encoding YlbF family regulator yields the protein MDIFTKAKELGELISNSDEMTNYKKWEASLERDHKARAILREYQYLQTEMVRAAQEDKDKSVIDDIKERLLSKFDEINNNEITRNYIESKEKLDRLIKKVNDVLVYSISGEEPCPSDDCSSCSGCRNKSL from the coding sequence ATGGATATTTTTACGAAGGCGAAAGAGCTTGGAGAATTGATCAGCAATTCGGACGAAATGACAAACTACAAAAAGTGGGAAGCAAGCCTTGAAAGAGACCACAAAGCAAGGGCCATACTTCGTGAGTATCAATATTTGCAGACGGAAATGGTCAGAGCGGCACAGGAAGACAAGGATAAAAGTGTTATAGATGATATAAAGGAAAGACTGTTGTCGAAATTTGATGAAATAAACAATAATGAAATAACCAGAAATTATATTGAGTCAAAAGAAAAATTGGATAGGCTTATAAAAAAAGTTAATGATGTGCTGGTTTATTCAATTTCCGGCGAAGAGCCTTGTCCGTCAGATGACTGCAGTTCATGCAGCGGCTGTAGAAATAAATCTTTGTAG
- a CDS encoding stalk domain-containing protein, with amino-acid sequence MKKLMLKRLALFLTVFTVLFSIGAFDIYSLSDIKICVNGQYLQLDVPPVIENGRTLVPVRGVFESINADVEWVPESKKVNVYKNDIVITLKINSNIAYINDNAVRLDVPARIVEGRTLVPVRFISESIGASVGWDDATRTVIINTYDENVEDEDPETQEFVFDGKVSTLIGASLSDVIETFGEPDRIDLSKYGFDWYIYNNNLLKYIQIGIEDDKVVGVFTNSPYYRLNEAIGVGTDGISAEKELGKPLEYIKKGNTYYMMKNSNEQKVFNVNDQYFVTVFFDIFDENKVTSYLLIDCETERALHGYYGKPSEELRISFEREVFDLANTVRARYGLKPFEWDDEIAKVARAHSEDMVLNNYFSHTNLQGESPFDRMKKAGISYSSAGENIAMGQTEAIFAHEGWMNSQGHRLNILGNFERLGVGVYIGNENEITYTQNFYTPMRFNKFFY; translated from the coding sequence ATGAAAAAATTAATGCTAAAAAGGTTGGCTCTTTTTCTTACTGTATTTACGGTTTTGTTTTCAATCGGTGCTTTTGATATTTATTCTTTAAGTGATATAAAAATATGCGTAAATGGTCAATACTTACAATTGGATGTGCCGCCTGTTATAGAAAACGGTAGGACCCTTGTGCCTGTTCGTGGGGTGTTTGAGTCTATCAATGCAGATGTTGAATGGGTTCCGGAATCGAAAAAAGTAAATGTTTATAAAAATGACATTGTAATCACTCTTAAAATCAACAGTAACATAGCTTATATAAATGACAATGCGGTGAGGCTTGACGTACCGGCCAGGATTGTAGAAGGAAGGACCCTTGTTCCTGTAAGATTTATATCTGAAAGTATTGGCGCAAGTGTAGGATGGGATGATGCTACAAGAACGGTTATTATCAATACATATGACGAAAATGTTGAGGACGAAGATCCTGAAACTCAGGAATTTGTATTTGACGGGAAGGTAAGCACGTTAATTGGGGCATCCCTAAGTGACGTAATAGAGACATTTGGGGAACCTGACCGTATTGATTTGAGCAAATACGGTTTTGACTGGTATATTTATAATAATAATCTTCTGAAATATATTCAAATAGGGATAGAAGATGACAAAGTGGTTGGAGTATTTACCAACTCTCCTTACTACCGGCTCAATGAAGCCATAGGGGTTGGAACGGATGGTATAAGTGCGGAAAAAGAACTGGGAAAACCTTTGGAATACATAAAAAAAGGAAATACTTATTACATGATGAAAAATTCGAATGAACAGAAGGTGTTCAATGTAAATGATCAATATTTTGTGACTGTATTTTTTGATATCTTTGATGAGAACAAAGTTACGTCGTACCTTTTGATTGATTGTGAGACGGAAAGAGCCCTTCACGGTTATTACGGCAAGCCTTCCGAAGAGCTTAGAATAAGCTTTGAGAGGGAAGTTTTTGATCTTGCAAATACCGTCAGAGCAAGGTATGGATTAAAACCCTTTGAATGGGATGATGAGATAGCAAAAGTTGCAAGGGCTCACAGTGAAGATATGGTTTTAAACAATTACTTTTCCCATACAAATTTGCAAGGGGAAAGTCCTTTTGACAGAATGAAAAAAGCCGGAATATCGTATTCATCTGCTGGAGAAAACATTGCAATGGGACAAACGGAGGCGATATTTGCCCATGAGGGATGGATGAATTCCCAGGGACACAGGTTAAATATACTTGGAAACTTTGAGCGCCTTGGAGTCGGAGTTTACATTGGTAATGAAAACGAAATTACCTATACTCAAAATTTCTATACCCCTATGAGATTTAATAAATTTTTCTACTAG
- a CDS encoding HAD family hydrolase: MKKYKISLVIFDMDGLMFDTERIGVLGWHEAAKSFGIEIKQEFLRDMTGLNVKSIEKVFKKYYGNDLPFYDIRDLRVKYVLDYIEKNGMPVKPGLFELLDYLDHRGIMKAVATSTERKRTEKYLTLAGIRERFDAIVCGDEVERGKPEPDIFLEAARRTGKRPEECIVLEDSANGIKAASRAKMFPVLIPDMRRPDEVEELVYRELKSLHEVINLLESLKEEVVL, translated from the coding sequence ATGAAAAAGTATAAGATTTCATTGGTTATTTTTGATATGGACGGCTTGATGTTTGACACCGAAAGAATTGGAGTTTTAGGCTGGCATGAGGCGGCAAAATCTTTCGGTATAGAAATAAAGCAAGAATTTTTAAGGGATATGACTGGTTTGAATGTCAAGAGCATAGAGAAAGTTTTCAAAAAATATTACGGCAACGATTTGCCCTTTTATGATATAAGAGACCTTAGGGTGAAATATGTGCTGGATTATATTGAAAAAAACGGTATGCCTGTAAAGCCGGGGCTTTTCGAACTTTTGGACTATCTTGACCATAGGGGCATAATGAAAGCTGTCGCAACGTCTACAGAGCGAAAAAGAACGGAAAAATATTTAACTTTGGCCGGCATCAGAGAACGTTTCGATGCCATTGTCTGCGGAGATGAAGTGGAGAGAGGAAAGCCCGAACCCGACATATTCCTTGAGGCTGCAAGAAGAACAGGCAAAAGACCTGAAGAGTGTATTGTGCTGGAGGACTCTGCGAACGGCATAAAAGCGGCTTCAAGAGCCAAAATGTTTCCGGTGCTTATTCCTGACATGAGAAGACCTGACGAAGTCGAAGAATTGGTGTATAGAGAATTAAAATCACTGCATGAAGTGATAAATTTGCTTGAAAGCTTGAAAGAAGAAGTTGTGCTTTGA
- a CDS encoding GNAT family N-acetyltransferase encodes MKFIKADFKDVEVIHSIVHSTIKEVYPKYYPEGVVDFFLTHHSLENIKKAVNIEFILLIECDGEIVGTGAIYENQIKRMFVLPEFQGKGYGSMLLDRLEQQAANKGYANVVLDSSLPAYSLYEKRGYVPIEYNKIVTKNGHVLCFHKMSKMLVKAEKLKEEV; translated from the coding sequence ATGAAATTTATTAAAGCCGATTTTAAGGATGTTGAAGTAATACACAGTATTGTTCATTCCACAATTAAAGAAGTGTATCCAAAATATTACCCGGAAGGAGTAGTGGATTTTTTTCTTACACACCATTCATTGGAGAATATCAAGAAAGCCGTAAACATTGAATTTATTCTTCTGATTGAATGTGACGGAGAGATTGTCGGCACAGGTGCCATTTATGAAAATCAAATTAAAAGAATGTTTGTTTTGCCGGAATTTCAAGGCAAAGGATACGGTAGCATGTTGCTTGACAGACTTGAGCAACAAGCAGCAAACAAAGGTTATGCCAATGTTGTGCTGGATTCTTCTCTGCCTGCGTACAGTCTTTACGAAAAAAGGGGCTATGTTCCGATAGAATACAACAAAATTGTTACGAAAAACGGACATGTTCTTTGTTTTCACAAAATGTCAAAAATGCTTGTAAAGGCAGAAAAATTAAAAGAAGAAGTATAA
- a CDS encoding methyl-accepting chemotaxis sensory transducer, producing the protein MEVCAFICCHTFINFYCCMRQQTQSGNNYSKSGKSEEHISTVEINKIISDIKTYINKTINIADATIAQSEKGILVVSDAKNAFNMINNNTRDIIEKVNDLVVVTERVVSSSKLFTKSFYQTMEVAESTSASIEEIAASLETQTETMDKITNSSSLLAQSAKDMHELVGKFKIN; encoded by the coding sequence ATGGAAGTGTGCGCTTTTATTTGCTGTCACACTTTCATTAATTTTTACTGCTGCATGCGCCAGCAAACCCAAAGCGGAAACAATTACTCCAAATCAGGAAAGTCAGAAGAACACATCTCAACTGTTGAAATAAATAAAATAATTTCGGATATAAAGACATATATAAATAAAACCATAAATATAGCGGATGCGACAATAGCACAGTCTGAAAAAGGTATTTTGGTGGTATCCGATGCCAAGAACGCCTTTAATATGATAAATAACAATACCAGAGATATTATTGAAAAGGTCAATGATTTGGTGGTTGTCACCGAAAGGGTGGTTTCGAGCAGTAAACTCTTTACAAAATCCTTCTATCAAACAATGGAAGTTGCCGAAAGCACTTCTGCTTCTATTGAAGAAATAGCAGCATCTTTGGAAACTCAAACGGAAACTATGGATAAAATTACAAATTCATCAAGCCTGTTGGCGCAATCGGCAAAGGATATGCATGAATTGGTGGGCAAGTTTAAAATTAATTGA
- the miaB gene encoding tRNA (N6-isopentenyl adenosine(37)-C2)-methylthiotransferase MiaB has protein sequence MSKGTRDRKNIYVSPEEMARQQRFIDEIKELNYRKEVKTGKKKLYCLNTFGCQMNEHDSEKLAGMLAEMGYAETDNVNESDLVIYNTCCVRENAELKVYGHLGMLKPLKNQKPDLVIAVCGCMMQQPEVVEHIKKTYSHVDLIFGTHNLYKFPELLYSAMDSQTTVVDVWDCDGQIAENVAIERKDGVKAWVTVMYGCNNFCTYCIVPYVRGRERSRSMDDILEEVRMLGRQGFKEITLLGQNVNSYGKDIGDGTSFAELIREVNKIPGIERIRFTTSHPKDLSDDLIYAMRDCEKVCEHLHLPFQAGSTRILKLMNRKYTKEDYINLVAKIKENIPDIALTTDIIVGFPGETEEDFSDTLDILEKVRFDNAYTFLYSKRTGTPAAKMEDQVPEEVKKERFQRLLETQNRISKEINDTFLGKVVEVLVEGVSKTNDKIFTGRTRGNKVVNFEADASLIGKLVNVRINTVKTWSLEGSIVR, from the coding sequence TTGAGTAAGGGTACAAGGGACAGGAAAAATATTTATGTTTCTCCGGAGGAAATGGCAAGACAGCAGCGGTTTATTGACGAGATTAAAGAATTAAACTATCGGAAGGAAGTAAAGACCGGAAAGAAGAAGCTTTATTGTCTTAATACTTTCGGTTGCCAGATGAATGAACATGATTCGGAGAAACTTGCGGGAATGTTGGCTGAAATGGGATATGCTGAAACGGATAACGTAAACGAAAGCGATTTGGTTATTTACAATACATGCTGCGTAAGGGAAAATGCCGAGCTTAAGGTATACGGGCATCTTGGAATGTTAAAGCCCCTTAAAAATCAAAAACCGGATCTTGTGATCGCTGTATGCGGTTGTATGATGCAGCAGCCGGAAGTTGTGGAGCATATAAAGAAGACATACAGTCATGTTGACCTGATATTTGGAACGCACAACCTGTATAAGTTTCCTGAGCTTTTGTACAGTGCGATGGATTCTCAGACAACTGTTGTTGATGTCTGGGATTGCGACGGCCAAATAGCTGAAAATGTGGCAATTGAGAGAAAAGACGGGGTGAAGGCCTGGGTTACGGTAATGTACGGCTGCAATAATTTTTGCACCTATTGTATTGTTCCTTACGTACGAGGCAGGGAAAGAAGCAGATCAATGGATGACATTCTTGAAGAAGTAAGGATGTTAGGACGTCAAGGGTTTAAGGAGATAACACTTCTGGGGCAGAATGTAAACTCTTACGGAAAAGACATTGGAGACGGTACAAGTTTTGCCGAGTTGATACGTGAGGTTAACAAGATACCCGGGATTGAAAGAATCAGGTTTACCACATCCCATCCGAAAGATTTGTCCGATGATTTGATTTATGCCATGAGAGACTGTGAAAAGGTATGTGAACATTTGCATCTTCCGTTTCAGGCGGGAAGCACCAGAATACTGAAATTGATGAACAGAAAGTATACCAAGGAGGATTATATTAATCTTGTAGCAAAGATTAAGGAAAATATACCGGATATTGCACTTACCACTGATATTATCGTGGGATTTCCCGGTGAGACGGAGGAAGATTTCTCAGACACACTGGATATTCTTGAAAAAGTCAGATTTGACAACGCATATACTTTCCTGTATTCAAAGAGAACCGGTACGCCTGCGGCCAAAATGGAGGATCAGGTTCCGGAAGAAGTGAAGAAGGAAAGATTCCAGAGACTTCTTGAAACGCAGAACAGGATAAGCAAGGAAATAAATGACACTTTTTTGGGCAAAGTGGTTGAAGTTCTTGTTGAGGGTGTCAGCAAGACAAATGATAAGATTTTTACAGGAAGGACAAGGGGAAACAAAGTTGTTAATTTTGAGGCTGATGCAAGTTTGATAGGTAAGTTGGTGAATGTAAGAATAAATACTGTAAAAACTTGGTCGCTGGAGGGCAGCATAGTAAGGTGA
- a CDS encoding orotate phosphoribosyltransferase, with the protein MVKNNEKLIKWLFDTNAIRVCPKDKPFWYTSGTIGPYYINTHFLYGSEEKANKLLEFIDKEKENILKCPDRILEETMKNYQSDPIYRGLIDEMCDFIKNNIDVNEVDYISGGERRDWFFSPIIAKLLNKPHITIYKDLTTVVSSDGKTEELKELNGESVLHIADLITEASSYERAWIPAIKNNGGRIKWSVVVVDRKQGGAELLKSYDIKSFSMVDIDIGLFKRVLDMGLIDRGQFEMIEQYILDPKESMAKFLRKNPEFIKQALMADDKTRERAKLCIEKDFYGLNIELS; encoded by the coding sequence TTGGTTAAGAATAACGAAAAGTTGATAAAGTGGCTTTTTGATACAAATGCCATAAGAGTATGTCCCAAGGACAAGCCTTTTTGGTATACATCGGGAACTATAGGCCCGTATTACATAAATACTCATTTTCTTTACGGCAGCGAGGAAAAAGCCAATAAGCTCCTGGAGTTTATAGACAAGGAAAAAGAGAATATTTTAAAGTGCCCGGATAGAATTTTGGAAGAAACAATGAAAAATTATCAGTCTGACCCCATATATCGGGGATTGATTGATGAAATGTGCGATTTTATAAAAAACAACATAGATGTAAACGAAGTTGATTATATTTCAGGAGGCGAAAGAAGGGACTGGTTCTTTTCGCCGATTATTGCGAAGCTTCTTAATAAGCCTCATATAACCATATATAAAGATTTGACCACGGTGGTTTCAAGTGACGGAAAGACAGAAGAACTAAAAGAGTTAAACGGCGAAAGCGTTCTTCATATTGCAGACCTGATTACAGAAGCTTCAAGCTATGAGAGGGCATGGATACCTGCAATAAAAAACAACGGCGGCAGGATAAAATGGAGTGTCGTTGTGGTGGACAGAAAACAGGGAGGCGCTGAACTGCTCAAATCCTATGATATTAAGTCTTTTTCAATGGTTGACATAGATATTGGCCTTTTTAAAAGGGTTTTGGATATGGGGCTTATAGACAGGGGACAGTTTGAAATGATTGAACAATATATTCTTGATCCAAAAGAATCGATGGCAAAGTTTCTAAGGAAGAATCCGGAATTTATAAAGCAAGCGCTTATGGCAGATGATAAAACCAGAGAAAGGGCAAAGCTTTGCATTGAGAAAGACTTTTACGGTTTGAATATTGAGCTTAGCTGA
- the aroB gene encoding 3-dehydroquinate synthase, with protein sequence MIKLNVNLQDRSYPIYISTDYSQIGKCIQSAKLTGKMVLITDTNVDKYQAEECVKAFSDAGYEVSKFVIPAGEENKNLDTTRDIYKYLLGLKLDRSATLMALGGGVVGDITGFAAATFLRGINFVQIPTTLLAQSDSSVGGKVGVDFEGTKNIIGAFYQPKFVYINVNTLKTLPERELKAGLAEVVKHGVIMDEEFYEYIDYNVHKILNHDEAVLQYIAKRNCSIKASVVEKDEKEGGLRAILNFGHTIGHAIETVMNFELLHGECVSLGMVGAMRMALYLEMIDEQSVNRVKNTLDKIGLPTRLEGIDVDKVYNQMFYDKKIKGSKLTFVLPRKRIGEVIQCTIDDEDLIKRVIASLGE encoded by the coding sequence ATGATAAAACTAAACGTCAATTTACAGGACAGAAGTTACCCAATTTATATAAGTACGGATTATTCCCAAATAGGTAAATGCATTCAAAGTGCAAAACTTACAGGCAAGATGGTTTTAATAACCGATACCAATGTAGACAAATACCAGGCGGAAGAATGTGTAAAAGCTTTTTCGGATGCGGGATATGAAGTAAGTAAGTTTGTTATTCCCGCAGGAGAGGAAAACAAGAATTTGGATACCACCAGGGATATTTACAAATACCTGCTTGGTCTGAAACTGGACAGAAGTGCTACGCTGATGGCGTTGGGCGGTGGAGTTGTCGGAGATATAACCGGTTTTGCCGCTGCCACTTTTCTTCGGGGAATAAATTTTGTCCAGATACCCACGACTCTTCTTGCCCAGTCGGACAGCAGTGTGGGCGGAAAAGTAGGAGTTGACTTTGAAGGAACCAAAAATATTATTGGCGCTTTTTACCAGCCGAAATTTGTATATATAAATGTCAATACATTAAAAACCCTGCCCGAAAGGGAACTTAAGGCAGGACTTGCAGAAGTGGTCAAGCATGGCGTAATTATGGATGAAGAGTTTTATGAATATATAGACTATAATGTTCACAAAATATTAAACCATGATGAAGCTGTGCTCCAATATATTGCCAAAAGGAATTGCTCCATAAAAGCTTCGGTAGTTGAAAAGGACGAAAAAGAAGGGGGCCTTAGGGCAATCCTGAACTTTGGCCACACGATAGGCCATGCAATCGAGACGGTAATGAATTTTGAGCTTTTGCACGGAGAATGTGTTTCATTGGGAATGGTAGGCGCCATGAGGATGGCCCTGTATCTTGAGATGATTGATGAGCAAAGCGTTAACCGTGTAAAGAACACTTTGGATAAAATCGGGCTTCCGACAAGGCTTGAAGGCATTGATGTGGACAAGGTTTACAATCAAATGTTTTATGACAAGAAAATTAAAGGGAGCAAGCTTACCTTTGTACTTCCAAGGAAGAGAATCGGAGAAGTAATACAGTGCACTATCGATGATGAAGATTTGATAAAGAGGGTAATAGCCAGCCTTGGTGAATGA